From one Formosa sediminum genomic stretch:
- a CDS encoding DUF4837 family protein: MHKTLFFVSVFLVILSSCNGNKKQQLLSESSGNLNNLSVVLSNDMWQGKVGESIRSTLAAPVDGLPQEEPLFHLSQIPPQVFDGFVTKNRTILKIEVDPNKESTIKFAKNVYAIPQKVVIISGKTEDEVIQQLEDNALKIIEAFKTQETKEKQRRIKLSLLKIDTIEQALGIKMELPSAYRIAKKDNNFFWLRKDITTGTQNIMLYELPLNRLKHKDSLVNQIIKIRDSIGQVHIPGPTEGSYMITEKAYAPYVFEKTINDKPAIETKGIWDVKNAFMSGPFINYMIEDKANNRLLVVEGFTFAPSVEKRDYVFELEAILQSIKIE, encoded by the coding sequence ATGCATAAAACTTTATTTTTTGTATCAGTATTTTTAGTGATACTTAGCAGTTGTAATGGTAATAAAAAGCAACAACTGTTATCAGAATCATCAGGAAACTTAAATAACTTATCTGTTGTCCTGTCTAACGATATGTGGCAAGGTAAAGTAGGAGAATCTATTCGAAGTACACTAGCGGCACCAGTTGATGGTTTACCCCAAGAAGAGCCATTATTTCATTTAAGTCAGATTCCACCTCAAGTATTTGATGGTTTTGTAACAAAAAATAGAACAATTCTAAAAATAGAAGTTGATCCAAATAAAGAATCTACTATAAAATTTGCAAAAAACGTTTATGCAATTCCTCAAAAAGTAGTCATTATTTCAGGTAAAACCGAAGATGAAGTTATACAGCAATTAGAGGATAATGCTTTAAAAATTATTGAAGCTTTTAAAACTCAGGAAACAAAGGAAAAGCAACGTAGGATTAAATTGTCGCTACTTAAAATAGATACTATAGAACAAGCCTTAGGTATAAAAATGGAATTACCATCTGCCTATAGAATTGCTAAAAAAGATAATAATTTCTTCTGGTTAAGAAAGGATATTACAACCGGTACACAAAATATTATGTTGTACGAGTTGCCTTTAAACAGACTTAAACATAAGGATAGTTTGGTAAATCAAATCATTAAAATAAGAGACTCTATAGGACAAGTTCACATACCAGGACCTACAGAAGGATCTTATATGATTACAGAAAAAGCTTATGCACCTTATGTATTTGAAAAGACAATAAATGATAAACCAGCTATTGAAACCAAAGGAATTTGGGATGTTAAAAATGCGTTTATGTCTGGCCCTTTTATTAATTATATGATTGAAGATAAAGCCAATAACAGATTGTTAGTAGTTGAAGGATTTACTTTTGCGCCTTCTGTAGAAAAACGAGACTATGTATTTGAATTAGAGGCAATTTTACAATCTATAAAAATAGAATAG
- a CDS encoding DNA polymerase III subunit: MLFKDILGQEHIKNHLTQSVDNGRIPHAQLFIGPEGSGTLPMAIAYAQYILCKNNNGENNTGNESCNLKFNNISHPDLHFAFPVTTTGSIKSHPVSSHFLTEWRQLLKEQPYGNLFDWYKMLGVDNKQGQIGVDEAQDIVKALSLKAYEGGYKVMIIWMAEKMNSAAANKLLKLIEEPPNQTIFILIAEEEQHIINTIRSRCQVLHFPALAESVIIEALIRDYQLNENIATKIAHQSNGNYNKACDLVYHDSEDTQFEDWFVLWVRSAFKAKGNKAAIHDIIKWSEEIAKTGRETQKQFLFFCMDFFRQAMLLNYGANELVYLEPKTAFKLEKFAPFIHNGNIMEIYDALQDAIYHIERNGNSKIVLTDLSIKLTRLLHAKQN, translated from the coding sequence ATGTTATTTAAAGATATTTTAGGTCAAGAACATATAAAAAACCATTTAACACAAAGTGTAGACAATGGTAGAATTCCACATGCACAATTATTTATTGGTCCCGAAGGTTCTGGAACATTACCTATGGCCATTGCTTACGCTCAATATATTTTGTGTAAAAATAACAATGGAGAAAACAATACTGGGAATGAATCTTGTAATCTAAAGTTTAATAATATTTCGCATCCGGATTTACACTTTGCATTTCCTGTTACTACTACTGGAAGTATAAAGTCTCATCCTGTATCTAGTCATTTTTTAACAGAATGGCGACAATTACTTAAAGAGCAACCTTACGGAAATCTTTTTGATTGGTATAAAATGCTGGGTGTAGATAATAAGCAAGGCCAAATTGGTGTAGATGAAGCCCAAGATATTGTAAAAGCATTGTCTTTAAAAGCTTATGAAGGTGGGTATAAAGTAATGATTATTTGGATGGCAGAAAAAATGAATAGTGCTGCAGCCAATAAATTATTAAAGTTAATTGAAGAGCCACCAAACCAAACCATTTTTATTTTAATTGCAGAAGAGGAACAACACATTATAAACACCATAAGATCTCGCTGTCAAGTATTACATTTTCCAGCGCTTGCAGAGAGTGTGATTATTGAAGCACTTATTAGAGACTACCAATTAAATGAAAATATAGCTACTAAAATAGCGCATCAATCTAATGGTAATTATAACAAAGCTTGCGATTTAGTTTATCATGACTCTGAAGATACCCAATTTGAAGATTGGTTTGTACTTTGGGTTCGAAGTGCTTTTAAAGCTAAAGGGAATAAAGCGGCCATTCATGATATTATAAAATGGAGTGAAGAAATAGCTAAAACAGGCCGTGAAACACAAAAGCAATTTCTGTTTTTTTGTATGGATTTTTTCCGTCAAGCCATGCTGCTTAATTATGGCGCAAACGAATTGGTTTACCTAGAGCCTAAAACTGCTTTTAAATTAGAAAAATTTGCTCCGTTTATTCATAACGGAAATATTATGGAAATTTACGATGCCCTACAAGATGCTATTTACCATATTGAACGCAACGGAAATTCTAAAATTGTTTTAACAGACTTATCTATAAAACTAACACGATTACTTCACGCTAAACAAAATTAA
- a CDS encoding DoxX family protein: MNSILNHSTELLILIFLVITYIMSIIDKLSDWKGTILFLKSHFKNTFVLPLLPVTLVIILILELLTTVFCSLGIFEIITEKTTYFSLLGSVFSCLVLLLFLLGQRIAKDFEGARHITIYFTVSVFAVYLFQHHF; encoded by the coding sequence ATGAATTCAATTTTAAATCATAGTACAGAATTACTAATTCTAATTTTTTTAGTGATTACTTATATCATGAGTATTATAGATAAATTAAGTGATTGGAAAGGGACTATTTTGTTTTTAAAATCGCATTTTAAAAACACTTTTGTATTGCCATTATTACCTGTAACTTTAGTGATAATTTTAATATTAGAATTATTAACCACTGTATTTTGTAGCCTTGGAATTTTTGAAATCATTACCGAAAAAACGACATATTTTTCACTCCTCGGTTCTGTTTTTTCTTGTCTTGTCTTACTGCTATTTTTATTAGGCCAACGTATAGCAAAAGACTTTGAAGGTGCAAGACATATAACCATATATTTTACGGTTTCTGTATTTGCTGTTTACCTTTTTCAGCACCATTTTTAA
- a CDS encoding DUF4249 domain-containing protein, whose product MRHNLYRILMVLLCIFTSCTDVIDVEVPTAEERLVIEASLDWEKGTPGNNQTIKLSTTTAYFNPDTSNSVIGAEVTVTRDLDGAVYVFEDQLNGTYTTDSFEAILDESYTLNIVYNNETYTATETLLPTTSITQITQSKDGGFLSEALELNVYFDDPVDETNFYILRYFEVGDFYPTLVSVSDEFLNGNEIHLFFEKDGDDEEEEFEPGDIVNVNLYNVSETYYNYMDILISQSGSSGNPFSPAPVELRGNCINITNPDNYPYGYFRVTQTDFETYTFIEDEE is encoded by the coding sequence ATGAGACACAATTTATATCGTATTTTAATGGTATTGTTATGCATCTTTACGTCGTGTACAGATGTTATAGATGTAGAAGTACCAACAGCAGAAGAACGACTTGTTATAGAAGCATCTCTAGATTGGGAAAAAGGCACTCCGGGGAACAATCAAACTATAAAATTAAGTACAACAACAGCTTATTTTAATCCCGACACAAGTAATAGTGTTATAGGAGCAGAGGTAACAGTAACTCGCGATTTAGATGGGGCTGTGTACGTTTTTGAAGACCAATTAAACGGTACGTATACAACAGATAGTTTTGAAGCTATTTTAGATGAAAGTTATACCCTAAATATTGTATATAATAATGAAACCTATACAGCTACAGAAACATTATTACCAACTACAAGTATAACCCAAATTACTCAATCTAAAGATGGCGGATTTTTATCTGAAGCTTTAGAGTTAAATGTGTATTTTGATGACCCTGTTGATGAAACTAATTTCTACATTTTACGCTATTTTGAAGTGGGCGATTTTTATCCCACATTAGTAAGTGTATCTGATGAATTTTTAAACGGAAATGAAATCCATTTGTTTTTTGAAAAAGATGGAGATGATGAAGAAGAAGAATTTGAGCCTGGAGACATAGTTAATGTTAATCTTTATAATGTTTCTGAGACTTATTATAATTATATGGATATTTTGATTAGCCAATCAGGAAGTTCTGGAAATCCGTTTAGTCCTGCGCCTGTAGAATTACGCGGAAATTGTATAAATATTACAAATCCAGATAACTATCCATACGGTTATTTTAGAGTTACTCAAACAGATTTTGAAACCTATACTTTTATTGAAGATGAAGAGTAA
- a CDS encoding TonB-dependent receptor codes for MKITLSVCFLLLGVLVYSQENFSVSGTVKDFSNGETVFGASVYLEGTTNGTVTNAYGFYSLTAPKGNYKLIISYLGYTTIVKEIELTQNRNYSFELEEDNMTLDEVVITAEESEKANIRDPQMSVSVIKGSTIKKIPAVLGEVDLVKSIQMLPGVTNNGEGSNGFNVRGGATDQNLVLLDEAIIFNESHLFGFFSVFNADVVKDVKLYKGNIPSNYGGRVSSVLDIRQKEGNSKDFNLTGGIGLISSRLAAEGPLFNSKGSFIVAGRSSYAHLFLKLADQENTAYFYDVNAKANYEINQNNKLYLSGYFGRDILNFSDSFENSYGNSSLNLRWNHVFNDKLFSNLSAIYSMYNYGLILNFIGLDWKSDIKNFNVKYDLKYYLNNKTTIDFGVSGINYNFNPGEVRPTDEDSSINEDILDEKRAFESGIYANVEHKFSDRLNLQLGLRFSMFNRLGGQAIATYENDQPVVFNETYGIYEEGTKTGEIEYAKNESIKTFSNFEPRLGLAYQLNESSSVKLGYSRIAQYLHLLSNTANATPLDVWTPSGSFIEPQLANQYSAGYFKDFSNGMFSIETEGYYKTVDNRIDYIDGSSLIAQNNIETQILSGESRAYGLEFLFRKNKGRFTGWLAYTISKSEQRTPGGHAGGLGINNGEWYNTAYDRTHDISVTGSYEFSDKWSFSGNFIFQTGRPTTYPVGQYEYEGLSIPVYDSRNANRLPSYNRLDVGATYTPNKKPNAKWKGEWVFSIYNLYNRKNAASISFGQNLETGVNEATRTAIFGIVPSVTYNFKF; via the coding sequence ATGAAAATAACACTTAGTGTTTGCTTTTTACTGCTTGGTGTACTTGTGTATTCGCAAGAAAATTTTTCGGTAAGCGGTACTGTTAAAGATTTTTCTAACGGAGAAACGGTATTTGGAGCTTCTGTTTATTTAGAAGGGACAACTAATGGAACAGTAACTAATGCCTACGGATTTTATTCGTTAACTGCACCTAAAGGAAATTATAAACTCATCATTTCTTATTTGGGCTATACCACAATTGTAAAAGAAATAGAACTAACTCAAAACAGAAACTATTCGTTTGAATTGGAAGAAGATAATATGACTTTAGACGAAGTTGTAATTACAGCAGAAGAATCTGAAAAAGCCAATATTCGCGATCCACAAATGAGTGTTTCTGTAATTAAAGGATCTACAATAAAAAAAATACCAGCGGTTCTTGGAGAAGTAGATTTGGTAAAATCTATACAAATGTTGCCAGGAGTAACAAATAATGGAGAAGGATCTAATGGTTTTAATGTTAGAGGTGGAGCTACAGACCAAAATTTAGTATTATTAGACGAGGCAATTATTTTTAACGAATCGCATTTATTTGGTTTTTTCTCAGTATTTAATGCAGATGTGGTTAAAGATGTAAAGTTGTACAAAGGAAATATTCCATCTAATTACGGTGGTCGCGTGTCTTCTGTGCTCGATATTCGTCAGAAAGAAGGAAATAGTAAAGATTTTAATTTAACTGGCGGAATAGGTCTAATTTCAAGCCGACTTGCTGCAGAAGGACCTTTATTTAATAGTAAAGGTTCGTTTATTGTTGCTGGACGTTCCTCTTATGCTCATCTTTTTTTAAAATTAGCAGACCAAGAAAACACGGCCTATTTTTATGATGTAAATGCAAAAGCTAATTATGAAATAAACCAAAATAATAAATTATATCTTTCTGGATACTTTGGTCGAGATATTTTAAATTTTTCAGATTCATTTGAAAATTCTTATGGTAATAGTTCGCTTAATTTACGCTGGAATCATGTATTTAACGATAAACTATTTTCAAACTTATCGGCAATTTACAGCATGTATAATTACGGATTAATTTTAAATTTTATTGGCCTAGATTGGAAGTCTGATATCAAAAATTTTAATGTTAAATACGATCTTAAATACTATTTAAATAACAAAACAACTATTGATTTTGGTGTGAGCGGGATTAACTATAATTTTAATCCTGGTGAAGTTAGACCTACAGATGAAGATTCTTCAATTAACGAAGATATTTTAGATGAAAAACGCGCTTTTGAAAGTGGAATTTACGCTAATGTGGAACATAAATTTTCAGACCGTTTAAACCTTCAATTGGGCTTGCGTTTTAGTATGTTTAATCGTTTAGGCGGACAAGCAATAGCTACTTACGAAAACGACCAACCCGTAGTTTTTAATGAAACGTACGGGATTTATGAAGAAGGTACAAAAACAGGAGAGATAGAGTACGCTAAAAACGAGTCTATCAAAACGTTTTCTAATTTTGAACCCCGTTTAGGTTTAGCTTATCAGTTAAACGAATCGTCTTCTGTAAAATTAGGGTATTCACGAATTGCACAATATTTACATTTATTATCTAATACGGCTAATGCCACACCTTTAGATGTGTGGACACCAAGTGGCTCTTTTATAGAACCTCAATTAGCAAATCAATATTCGGCTGGGTATTTTAAAGATTTTTCTAACGGCATGTTTTCAATAGAAACAGAGGGGTATTATAAAACAGTAGATAATAGAATTGATTATATAGATGGTTCTAGTTTAATTGCACAAAATAATATCGAAACACAGATTTTATCTGGCGAGTCTAGAGCTTATGGATTAGAGTTTTTATTCCGAAAAAATAAAGGCAGGTTTACAGGATGGTTAGCTTATACAATATCTAAGTCTGAACAACGAACACCAGGAGGTCATGCTGGTGGTCTGGGAATTAATAATGGGGAATGGTATAATACAGCTTACGATAGAACTCATGATATTTCGGTTACAGGCTCTTACGAGTTCTCGGATAAATGGAGTTTTAGCGGTAATTTTATCTTTCAAACAGGGCGTCCAACAACATATCCTGTAGGACAATATGAATACGAAGGTTTGTCTATTCCTGTGTACGATAGCCGTAATGCAAACAGGTTACCATCTTATAACCGACTAGATGTTGGCGCAACTTACACACCAAATAAAAAGCCAAATGCAAAATGGAAAGGCGAGTGGGTATTTAGTATTTATAATTTGTATAATCGAAAAAATGCCGCATCAATTTCATTCGGACAAAACTTAGAAACAGGCGTTAATGAAGCCACGCGAACAGCTATTTTTGGAATCGTTCCTTCGGTTACTTATAATTTCAAATTTTAA
- a CDS encoding M23 family metallopeptidase — MKQKKTKNKKIAKKLLHKYRLVILNEDTFEERLSFKLTRLNVFVVLSLSSIFLIAGTTLFIAFTPLREYIPGYSSTALKKSAAELHYKVDSLQQVLHENEQFYSSIKQVLEGDISTNNINKDSIIAATKFEVTQVDLSATRADSILREKVEKEDKYNVFDSATTAANFVLFPPVSGEISEPYNTNDKHFAVDIIVAKNSPIKATADGRVIFAEWTTQTGYVIILEHSYGLISVYKHNASLTKDQGDLVKAGEVIATAGNSGEFTTGPHLHFELWSDGYPINPINFIDFKP, encoded by the coding sequence ATGAAGCAAAAGAAAACTAAAAATAAAAAAATAGCCAAGAAATTACTGCATAAGTATCGTCTTGTTATTTTAAATGAAGACACTTTTGAAGAGCGTCTGTCTTTTAAACTTACGCGATTAAATGTGTTTGTTGTACTTTCATTATCAAGTATTTTTTTAATAGCTGGAACAACATTATTTATTGCTTTTACACCATTGCGAGAATATATTCCGGGATATTCCTCAACGGCTTTAAAAAAATCAGCAGCAGAGTTACATTACAAAGTAGATTCTTTACAGCAAGTACTACATGAAAATGAACAGTTTTATAGTTCTATAAAACAAGTCTTAGAAGGCGATATTAGTACAAATAATATTAATAAAGATTCTATAATTGCTGCTACTAAATTTGAAGTGACTCAAGTTGATTTAAGTGCAACACGAGCAGACTCTATTTTAAGAGAAAAAGTAGAAAAAGAAGATAAGTACAATGTATTTGATTCTGCTACAACAGCAGCAAATTTTGTGTTATTTCCGCCTGTCAGTGGTGAAATAAGTGAACCTTATAATACAAACGACAAACATTTTGCAGTGGATATAATTGTTGCTAAAAATTCACCAATAAAAGCTACAGCAGATGGTCGTGTTATTTTTGCAGAATGGACTACACAAACAGGGTATGTTATTATTTTAGAGCATAGCTATGGCTTAATTTCTGTATATAAACATAATGCGTCACTAACTAAAGATCAAGGCGATTTAGTAAAAGCAGGAGAAGTTATCGCAACTGCAGGTAATTCTGGAGAGTTTACTACAGGACCACATTTACATTTCGAGTTATGGAGTGATGGTTATCCTATTAATCCAATTAATTTTATCGATTTTAAACCATGA
- a CDS encoding lytic transglycosylase domain-containing protein, with the protein MKQRLNSSLFYLAFLQIICLYAQDSQVNTVSSDTLVVAETNDKTQPLVAERLTEDMLVSGEKYVVDTIIAGKTYYKKALKITDSLSITDLKDHAYSAKVDQLWLDELYNNTLYDSIYESVTDLTYEEVDYPELNTDTLKKRLIDLDAKTPFNVAYNPALESVIKSYLKRRRNSLQKLMVLSEYYFPMFERELDNYNLPLEIKYLSIVESALKPRAKSRVGATGLWQFMYTTGKSYDLDVSSYVDERSDPLKSTAAAAKYLSKLYSIFGDWDLALAAYNSGPGNVTKAIRRSGGYENYWNIRNYLPRETAGYLPAFLATMYIFENAEELGFSRSKPEIAYLETDTLHVKQMITLDQVSEVTGVKIEELQFLNPTYKLDIIPFIKDKTYTLRLPVEAIGPFVANEELIYAFAKAEFDKREKPLPELIDSETKTRYTVKSGDYLGKIARKYNVRVSQIKQWNGLRSNNLSIGQRLTIYPRNASVIPKKVMPKPTTSTVQTSGGHTYVVKKGDSLWSIAQKHSGISVENIKEWNDISGTSLKPGMTLKMYKG; encoded by the coding sequence ATGAAACAGCGACTAAATTCGTCTTTATTTTATTTAGCATTTTTACAAATAATATGTTTGTATGCGCAAGATTCACAGGTAAATACTGTGAGTTCAGATACTTTAGTTGTAGCCGAAACTAATGATAAAACACAACCGTTAGTTGCAGAGCGTTTAACAGAAGATATGTTAGTCTCTGGAGAAAAATATGTTGTAGACACCATTATTGCTGGTAAAACATATTACAAGAAAGCTCTTAAAATTACAGATTCTTTAAGCATTACAGATTTAAAAGATCATGCTTATTCTGCAAAAGTAGATCAGCTCTGGTTAGACGAACTCTATAATAATACACTTTACGATTCTATTTATGAGTCTGTAACCGATTTAACTTACGAAGAAGTAGACTATCCAGAACTAAATACAGATACACTTAAAAAACGGTTAATAGATTTAGATGCAAAAACCCCCTTTAATGTGGCTTACAATCCCGCTTTAGAGAGTGTGATTAAATCGTATTTAAAACGCAGACGAAATTCACTTCAAAAATTAATGGTTTTAAGTGAATATTATTTTCCGATGTTTGAGCGCGAATTAGATAATTATAATCTTCCTTTAGAAATTAAATATTTATCTATAGTAGAGTCTGCTTTAAAACCCCGTGCAAAATCTAGAGTTGGAGCCACTGGTTTATGGCAATTTATGTATACTACAGGAAAGTCTTACGATTTAGATGTTAGTAGTTATGTTGATGAGCGTAGCGACCCATTAAAATCTACTGCAGCAGCGGCAAAATATTTATCTAAATTATACTCTATTTTTGGGGATTGGGATTTGGCGTTAGCAGCTTATAATTCTGGTCCAGGAAATGTAACAAAAGCCATTAGACGCTCTGGAGGTTACGAAAATTATTGGAATATTAGAAATTACCTTCCACGTGAAACAGCTGGTTATTTACCTGCATTTTTAGCAACAATGTATATTTTTGAAAATGCTGAAGAATTAGGATTTTCAAGATCAAAACCAGAAATAGCATACTTAGAGACCGATACCCTTCATGTAAAACAAATGATTACTTTAGATCAAGTCTCTGAAGTTACAGGAGTTAAAATTGAAGAATTACAGTTTTTAAATCCAACCTACAAGCTAGATATTATTCCGTTTATTAAAGATAAAACCTATACGTTACGATTACCTGTAGAAGCCATAGGGCCTTTTGTTGCAAATGAAGAGCTAATATATGCTTTTGCTAAGGCTGAATTTGATAAACGAGAAAAACCATTGCCAGAATTAATTGATTCTGAAACTAAAACACGATATACGGTAAAATCTGGCGATTATTTAGGTAAAATTGCTCGAAAATATAACGTGCGCGTCAGTCAGATTAAACAATGGAATGGTTTGAGAAGTAATAACTTAAGTATTGGACAACGGTTAACTATTTACCCTAGAAATGCATCAGTAATTCCAAAGAAAGTAATGCCAAAACCAACAACATCTACAGTGCAAACTTCTGGCGGACACACTTATGTTGTTAAAAAAGGAGACTCTTTATGGAGCATCGCTCAAAAACATTCTGGAATTTCTGTTGAAAATATTAAAGAATGGAACGATATTAGCGGTACAAGTTTAAAACCAGGAATGACCTTAAAAATGTACAAAGGCTAA
- the tatA gene encoding twin-arginine translocase TatA/TatE family subunit, whose protein sequence is MISLGTFLVIGAPQIILIVVIVLLLFGGKKIPELMRGLGSGIKEFKDASKEDEENLKKDNKN, encoded by the coding sequence ATGATCTCTTTAGGAACATTTTTAGTTATTGGTGCACCACAAATCATTTTAATTGTGGTTATTGTTTTATTACTTTTTGGAGGTAAAAAAATACCTGAACTTATGCGTGGATTAGGAAGCGGTATTAAAGAATTTAAAGATGCCTCTAAGGAAGATGAGGAAAACCTTAAAAAAGATAACAAAAACTAA
- a CDS encoding phosphoglycerate kinase, with the protein MKTLNDFNFNNKKALIRVDFNVPLDEDFKVTDTTRIVSAKPTIIKILEDGGSCVLMSHLGRPKGVQDQFSLKHIVEEVSNILGVTVKYVSDCVGEVAEAAVADLKPGEVLLLENLRYYAEETAGDETFAKQLSKLGDIYVNDAFGTAHRAHASTTIVAQFFPENKCFGYLLAQEIESIQKVMETGEKPVLAVLGGAKVSSKITIIENILDKVDHLIIGGGMTFTFVKAQGGQVGDSICEDDKMELALDILKQAKAKNVQIHIPVDVVAANAFSNDAETKIVDVTEIPDGWQGLDAGPKSLENFKKVVLESKTILWNGPLGVFEMPNFAKGTIALGDFIAESTKNGAFSLVGGGDSVAAVKQFGFENKVSYVSTGGGAMLESLEGKTLPGIAAILD; encoded by the coding sequence ATGAAAACACTTAATGATTTTAATTTTAATAATAAAAAAGCTTTAATTCGAGTAGATTTTAATGTGCCTTTAGACGAGGATTTTAAAGTTACAGATACTACAAGAATAGTATCTGCAAAACCAACAATTATTAAAATTTTAGAAGATGGAGGGAGTTGTGTATTAATGTCTCACTTAGGAAGACCAAAAGGTGTTCAAGATCAATTTTCTTTAAAACATATTGTAGAAGAAGTGTCTAACATATTAGGTGTTACAGTAAAATATGTATCAGACTGTGTTGGAGAGGTTGCAGAAGCTGCTGTTGCAGATCTAAAACCTGGTGAAGTTTTATTATTAGAAAACTTGCGTTATTACGCAGAGGAAACTGCCGGAGATGAAACCTTTGCAAAGCAATTATCTAAATTAGGAGATATTTACGTAAATGATGCCTTCGGTACAGCGCATAGAGCACATGCATCTACTACTATAGTGGCTCAATTTTTCCCTGAAAATAAATGTTTTGGATACTTATTAGCACAAGAAATTGAAAGTATTCAAAAAGTAATGGAAACAGGAGAAAAACCTGTATTGGCAGTTTTAGGAGGAGCTAAAGTATCTTCTAAAATTACTATTATTGAAAATATATTAGATAAAGTAGACCATTTAATTATTGGTGGAGGAATGACTTTTACATTCGTAAAAGCACAAGGTGGTCAAGTTGGAGATTCTATATGTGAAGATGATAAAATGGAATTAGCATTAGATATTTTAAAGCAAGCTAAAGCTAAAAATGTCCAAATACATATTCCTGTAGATGTGGTTGCAGCCAATGCTTTTAGTAACGATGCCGAAACTAAAATTGTAGATGTTACTGAAATTCCTGACGGATGGCAAGGTTTAGATGCTGGACCAAAATCTTTAGAAAACTTTAAAAAAGTAGTTTTAGAAAGTAAAACTATTTTATGGAATGGACCATTAGGTGTGTTTGAAATGCCAAATTTTGCTAAAGGAACTATCGCTTTAGGTGATTTTATTGCAGAATCTACTAAAAATGGTGCTTTTTCACTAGTTGGTGGTGGCGATTCTGTAGCAGCTGTTAAACAATTTGGTTTTGAAAATAAAGTAAGTTACGTAAGTACAGGAGGTGGTGCAATGTTAGAAAGTTTAGAAGGAAAAACGTTACCAGGTATTGCTGCTATTTTAGACTAA